From the Flavimarina sp. Hel_I_48 genome, one window contains:
- a CDS encoding DNA polymerase III subunit gamma/tau has translation MEHFIVSARKYRPATFKDVVGQQAITNTLENAIANNHLAQALLFTGPRGVGKTTCARILAKKINQEADTSGAEETAVKRDEDYAFNIFELDAASNNSVDDIRNLIDQVRIPPQVGHYKVYIIDEVHMLSQAAFNAFLKTLEEPPKHAIFILATTEKHKIIPTILSRCQIFDFRRITVKDIREHLMDIAQQEGIEAEEEGLHIIAQKADGALRDALSTFDRVVSFSGSSLTRKAVTENLNVLDYETYFEVTDLLLDNNIPQLLLHFNDILSRGFDAHHFVAGLASHFRDLMVCRSPETINLLEVGNQTKKKYHEQAQKTDMTFLLTALEMANDCDLKYRTSRNPRLLVELCLMQLASITFDGEKKKHDRHIIAPEHFAESSPIIPKTAQKQTEKEPINPKPVPTSTPPQPAVVADSETAPEPPKNEENVPEKTENKPKIATIGTSVSGLSLKGMQRKKEILERQNSQQPDENSLPREPFTEIAMQATWKEYVDRLRKKGEKIMASTLETDTPKLNGTVIHLELPNDTMRVELERAQHNLLEYLKRKLSNYDIALAIEVNEQSAKKFAFTPREKYDKMLEANPNLELLLKTFDLDL, from the coding sequence GTGGAGCATTTTATAGTATCGGCAAGAAAATACCGTCCCGCAACATTTAAGGATGTTGTGGGTCAGCAGGCAATTACCAATACGTTGGAAAATGCAATTGCTAACAATCATTTAGCACAGGCACTCCTCTTTACAGGCCCCCGTGGTGTGGGCAAAACGACATGCGCGCGTATACTTGCAAAAAAGATCAATCAGGAAGCAGATACTAGTGGTGCCGAAGAAACAGCGGTTAAACGCGATGAAGATTATGCGTTCAACATTTTTGAGTTGGATGCCGCTTCAAACAACTCGGTTGACGATATACGGAATCTAATTGATCAGGTACGTATCCCACCGCAGGTAGGGCATTATAAAGTGTATATTATAGATGAGGTGCATATGCTCTCGCAGGCAGCCTTTAACGCATTCCTAAAAACACTTGAAGAGCCGCCAAAACATGCTATTTTCATTCTCGCGACTACCGAAAAGCACAAGATAATTCCCACAATTTTATCCCGGTGCCAGATTTTTGATTTCCGAAGGATCACCGTGAAGGATATTCGGGAACATCTTATGGATATTGCCCAGCAGGAAGGTATTGAAGCAGAAGAGGAAGGACTGCACATTATTGCCCAGAAAGCAGATGGGGCCCTTCGTGACGCGCTCTCTACATTTGATAGGGTAGTGAGTTTTTCAGGATCAAGCCTTACCCGCAAAGCAGTCACCGAAAACCTGAATGTACTAGACTACGAGACCTATTTTGAAGTCACAGACCTGCTTCTTGACAATAATATTCCGCAGTTATTGCTCCATTTTAATGACATTCTATCCCGTGGTTTTGACGCGCACCATTTTGTAGCTGGGCTCGCATCTCATTTTAGGGATCTTATGGTTTGTAGAAGTCCGGAAACCATAAACCTACTGGAAGTAGGTAATCAGACCAAGAAAAAATACCATGAACAGGCGCAAAAAACAGACATGACGTTTTTGCTTACCGCCCTGGAAATGGCCAATGATTGTGACCTCAAATACAGAACCAGCCGCAATCCCAGACTTCTTGTAGAACTTTGCCTTATGCAACTTGCCTCTATCACTTTTGATGGAGAAAAAAAAAAGCATGACAGGCACATAATAGCGCCTGAACATTTTGCCGAAAGCAGCCCGATAATACCAAAAACTGCCCAAAAACAAACCGAAAAGGAACCAATAAACCCTAAACCGGTTCCAACTTCCACTCCACCGCAACCGGCTGTTGTTGCAGATTCAGAAACGGCTCCAGAACCTCCCAAAAATGAGGAAAATGTACCAGAAAAGACTGAAAATAAGCCAAAAATAGCGACTATCGGAACATCCGTTTCCGGACTTTCCCTAAAAGGGATGCAAAGGAAAAAAGAAATCCTGGAGCGGCAGAACAGTCAGCAACCTGATGAAAACAGTCTTCCCAGAGAACCCTTTACTGAAATTGCCATGCAGGCAACCTGGAAAGAATATGTAGATCGCCTGCGTAAAAAAGGGGAAAAGATAATGGCTTCGACCCTTGAGACTGACACGCCAAAATTAAACGGAACCGTTATTCACCTGGAACTCCCCAACGATACCATGCGTGTTGAACTGGAGCGTGCGCAGCACAATTTACTGGAATATCTTAAACGAAAACTCAGTAATTATGACATTGCACTTGCGATAGAAGTCAATGAACAATCTGCAAAAAAATTCGCGTTTACCCCGCGCGAGAAATATGACAAAATGCTGGAGGCCAATCCCAATCTTGAGTTATTATTAAAAACCTTTGATCTTGATCTATAA
- a CDS encoding tRNA-(ms[2]io[6]A)-hydroxylase: MLGLKLPTDPRWVNIVEKDIDEILTDHAFCEQKAASTAISLIVSFPEYSEMVQEMIALVKEEISHFKMVHDRILARGNTLGHQRKDEYVGALLKFFGKGGDRTTQLVHRLLYAALIEARSCERFRILSQQLEDKELAKFYHDLMASEANHYTMFLGFARKYGDRKIVDQKWNDLLEYEATIMKDLSKSGSIHG; the protein is encoded by the coding sequence ATGCTAGGACTTAAATTACCCACAGACCCCAGATGGGTCAATATTGTTGAAAAAGACATTGATGAGATCCTTACAGATCACGCATTTTGCGAGCAAAAAGCAGCTTCAACAGCAATTTCCCTTATCGTTTCCTTTCCCGAATATTCTGAAATGGTACAGGAAATGATCGCATTGGTAAAAGAAGAAATAAGCCATTTCAAAATGGTTCACGACAGGATTCTTGCCAGGGGGAATACGCTGGGTCATCAACGTAAAGATGAATACGTGGGCGCGCTGCTGAAATTTTTCGGAAAAGGGGGCGATCGTACGACGCAGCTTGTGCACAGATTACTGTATGCTGCACTCATTGAAGCCCGTAGCTGCGAGCGTTTTAGAATCTTGTCACAACAACTGGAGGACAAAGAGCTTGCTAAATTTTACCACGATCTTATGGCCAGTGAGGCCAACCATTACACCATGTTCCTGGGTTTTGCAAGAAAATATGGTGATCGAAAAATTGTGGATCAAAAATGGAACGATCTTCTTGAATATGAAGCTACAATCATGAAAGATCTCAGCAAATCTGGAAGCATTCACGGTTAG
- a CDS encoding Ppx/GppA phosphatase family protein — protein MKIEKYGAIDIGSNAIRLLVANVIEAENAEPLFRKSALIRVPIRLGADVFKHKTISEANVTRMVDTMNAFKLLMNAHRVVAYRACATSAMREASNGEDIASLIKKKTGVTIQIIDGNDEAAIIANTDLQAFIDSEGTYLYVDVGGGSTEFTLYSKGSVVASKSFKLGTVRILEGLVGHGMWNEVETWIKEKTTGFSKIELIGSGGNINKIFKISGKKPGKPLSYFYLMNFYDFMQQFTYEERIIELDLNEDRADVILPAARIYLSAMKWSRAKNIHVPKIGLSDGIIKSLY, from the coding sequence ATGAAAATTGAAAAATACGGAGCCATTGATATAGGTTCAAATGCCATCAGACTTCTGGTAGCGAATGTTATTGAGGCTGAAAACGCTGAGCCCTTATTTAGAAAAAGTGCCCTTATACGTGTTCCCATAAGGTTAGGAGCAGATGTATTTAAACACAAAACAATTTCTGAAGCGAACGTAACGCGCATGGTAGATACCATGAATGCGTTTAAACTCTTAATGAATGCCCACCGGGTCGTTGCCTATAGGGCCTGCGCTACTTCTGCAATGCGTGAGGCTTCAAATGGTGAGGATATAGCTTCTTTGATCAAGAAAAAAACCGGGGTTACCATACAGATCATTGATGGTAATGATGAGGCAGCTATAATTGCAAATACAGATCTCCAGGCCTTTATAGATTCTGAAGGAACATATCTCTATGTGGATGTGGGCGGCGGAAGTACAGAATTCACATTGTACAGTAAAGGTAGTGTGGTAGCTTCTAAATCATTCAAATTAGGGACCGTGCGTATTCTAGAAGGTTTAGTAGGGCACGGCATGTGGAATGAAGTGGAAACCTGGATAAAAGAAAAAACAACAGGCTTTTCGAAAATCGAACTAATAGGCTCGGGCGGGAATATCAATAAAATCTTCAAAATAAGTGGAAAAAAACCGGGCAAGCCGCTCAGTTATTTCTATTTAATGAACTTCTATGATTTTATGCAGCAGTTTACGTATGAAGAACGCATTATTGAACTTGACCTTAATGAAGACCGGGCAGACGTGATTTTGCCAGCGGCGCGCATTTATCTTTCTGCGATGAAATGGAGCAGGGCAAAAAACATACACGTTCCAAAAATTGGTCTTTCTGACGGAATTATAAAGTCGCTATACTAG
- the kdsB gene encoding 3-deoxy-manno-octulosonate cytidylyltransferase: MLKTIAMIPARYEASRFPGKLMQDLCGKPVIVRTYEAAVATGLFEEVYIVTDSDKIEKVIQEHGGKAIRSLKEHECGSDRIAEAVAPMDIDIVVNVQGDEPFTNAADMARVLEVYKGDDAHMIDLASIMTPMSRLEEINNPNNVKVIVDQNDFALYFSRAAIPYPRDMEAGVTYYKHKGIYAFRKQAIMDFAQLPMRPLEASEKIECIRYLEYGRSIKMVRSETPALGIDTVADLEEARKIFVSRA; the protein is encoded by the coding sequence ATGTTGAAAACCATTGCCATGATACCCGCGCGATATGAGGCCTCACGGTTTCCCGGAAAACTAATGCAGGATTTGTGTGGAAAACCTGTGATCGTACGCACCTATGAAGCCGCTGTAGCGACTGGGCTATTTGAGGAAGTATATATAGTAACCGATAGCGATAAAATTGAAAAAGTTATTCAGGAGCATGGTGGCAAGGCCATACGCAGCTTAAAGGAGCATGAGTGTGGTAGTGATCGTATTGCCGAAGCAGTAGCTCCTATGGATATTGATATAGTGGTCAATGTACAGGGGGACGAACCCTTTACAAATGCTGCGGATATGGCCAGGGTACTGGAAGTGTATAAAGGTGACGATGCACATATGATTGATCTGGCTTCCATCATGACACCTATGTCCAGACTGGAAGAGATCAATAACCCCAACAATGTCAAGGTGATCGTAGATCAAAATGACTTTGCACTTTACTTTTCCAGGGCTGCCATTCCTTATCCACGGGATATGGAGGCAGGTGTTACCTATTACAAGCATAAAGGTATTTATGCCTTTAGGAAACAGGCGATCATGGATTTTGCACAATTGCCCATGCGCCCGCTGGAAGCTTCCGAAAAGATTGAATGCATACGTTATCTGGAATATGGCCGCAGTATTAAGATGGTGCGAAGCGAAACTCCGGCGCTGGGTATTGATACAGTTGCAGATCTGGAGGAGGCACGCAAAATTTTTGTATCAAGAGCGTAG
- a CDS encoding DUF4126 domain-containing protein yields MEVNWLISAALGIGLATAVGFRVFLPLLVLSLAARFDIVPIADSWQWVGSLPALILLTTASFIEILGYYIPWVDNLLDTLAVPLAGIAGTLVLLATLVDVDPYISWALAIIAGGGTAVLFAGSTATVRAASTATTAGLGNAAVSTAETGVATGVSVLAIFAPVIAIILCIIAFYIVFKLARKIKRKKQNKSIKRTL; encoded by the coding sequence ATGGAGGTCAACTGGCTCATAAGTGCAGCGCTGGGTATAGGTCTTGCAACTGCTGTAGGATTCAGGGTATTCTTACCTTTGCTGGTCCTCAGTCTGGCCGCCCGTTTTGACATAGTTCCTATTGCAGATTCCTGGCAATGGGTAGGAAGTTTACCTGCCTTGATTTTATTGACTACGGCCAGTTTTATTGAAATTCTGGGCTATTATATACCCTGGGTGGACAATCTTTTAGATACCCTAGCAGTACCCCTGGCAGGGATTGCGGGAACTTTGGTTCTCCTTGCCACCCTTGTGGATGTTGATCCCTATATCTCATGGGCACTGGCGATCATAGCTGGTGGAGGGACAGCGGTTCTTTTTGCAGGTAGTACCGCAACCGTACGTGCCGCATCCACGGCCACAACAGCGGGATTGGGAAATGCCGCAGTATCTACCGCAGAGACCGGGGTTGCTACAGGGGTATCGGTATTGGCGATATTCGCCCCGGTTATTGCAATTATCCTTTGTATTATTGCATTCTATATTGTGTTCAAATTAGCAAGAAAGATTAAACGCAAAAAACAGAACAAATCTATTAAACGTACGCTTTGA
- a CDS encoding RsmD family RNA methyltransferase gives MRIISGIHKGRKIMAPGKLPVRPTTDRAKESLFNILRNSFTFSQIKVLDLFSGTGNISYEFASRGTPVLTAVDEHSGCVRFIADTATKLEMPIETVKANVFDYLRHSRDKYDVIFADPPYNLEDSQFKDLVDTVFKNCNLQEGGMLIIEHGKNTDLSTSEFFFEVRNYGSSSFSFFK, from the coding sequence ATGAGAATAATTAGCGGAATACATAAGGGAAGAAAAATCATGGCTCCGGGCAAACTTCCCGTACGCCCCACGACAGACAGGGCAAAAGAATCTCTATTTAACATACTACGCAATAGTTTCACATTCAGCCAGATCAAGGTTCTTGATCTTTTTTCGGGGACAGGAAATATAAGCTACGAATTTGCGTCAAGAGGAACGCCAGTGTTAACTGCGGTTGATGAACACAGCGGTTGTGTTCGCTTTATTGCAGATACAGCGACAAAGCTTGAAATGCCCATAGAGACGGTAAAAGCAAATGTATTTGATTATCTTAGACACAGCCGTGACAAATATGACGTTATTTTTGCTGATCCTCCCTATAATCTGGAAGATTCCCAATTTAAAGACCTCGTAGACACTGTTTTTAAGAACTGTAATCTGCAAGAAGGGGGCATGCTCATTATAGAGCATGGCAAAAATACAGATCTATCAACATCTGAGTTTTTCTTCGAAGTAAGAAACTACGGAAGTAGTTCTTTTAGTTTTTTTAAATAA
- a CDS encoding DUF3822 family protein, translating to MKIISKEKNIDENIVSIQVSLDGFSFYAYNKDTGNRIVLIDLTTEDTGTPDYILQQLQKVFDANEDYLSRFNNVQVVYSNELFTVVPQALFDPEHITDYLKYNTKILSTDFIVYDELKELDLIVVYIPFANINNFFFDHFGSFSYHHSITLFIKNIHDKAVAVDKEITIQLRDRNFDLIAQEGKKLVLINAFTYQNAEDFLYHILFCYEQLNFDPDKDKLTIIGTLDVENDLYQLARKYIRTITLQEENPSIRQENTLH from the coding sequence ATGAAGATAATTAGTAAGGAAAAAAATATTGATGAAAATATAGTATCCATCCAAGTCAGCTTGGATGGATTTTCATTTTATGCCTATAACAAAGATACAGGTAACCGTATTGTACTCATAGATCTGACTACTGAGGATACCGGTACTCCAGACTATATACTGCAGCAGTTACAAAAGGTGTTTGATGCGAACGAGGACTATTTAAGTCGTTTTAATAATGTCCAGGTCGTTTATAGTAACGAACTATTTACGGTGGTTCCACAAGCGCTTTTTGATCCTGAGCATATCACAGATTACCTAAAATATAATACAAAAATATTAAGCACAGACTTTATTGTCTATGACGAGCTCAAGGAACTTGATCTCATAGTTGTCTACATACCTTTTGCCAATATCAATAATTTTTTCTTCGATCATTTTGGTAGTTTTTCATACCATCACAGTATAACCCTTTTTATCAAAAATATACATGATAAAGCTGTCGCAGTTGATAAGGAAATAACGATTCAGTTAAGGGATCGAAATTTTGACCTGATTGCCCAAGAGGGAAAAAAATTAGTGTTGATCAATGCTTTCACCTATCAAAATGCAGAAGATTTTCTTTATCATATACTCTTCTGTTATGAGCAATTAAACTTTGATCCTGATAAGGATAAACTTACCATTATAGGCACACTTGATGTGGAAAACGATCTATATCAATTGGCCAGAAAATATATCAGAACTATTACATTGCAGGAAGAAAATCCTTCAATAAGACAGGAAAACACCCTTCATTAG
- a CDS encoding DUF349 domain-containing protein, whose translation MAEEQKGSKEESKNDDLAEKAIIKESKNTNDSKAEGLDEKVEFSGVNQDDALVTESIDVIQDATSDTTETEKEPEPSGKDLKQSEKSVKEGEKPTENTEKLADKTENQTAEKTATESSNAAENKAEIGQNQSDSDSKGTNTAVKANTEEYEDFAEEEDDEEAKADNVDDALTEDSEDESASERDTIPKKDYEKLGKEELIKEFRYLLSKYKVQAIKEPVNEIRSVFISQFEEEQDEAKEKFLEEGGNIIDFRYYSPLKKEFNTLYFEYRDKRNNYYQGLKKDLNANLENRNALIEELKDLKDEVGGEDSINTTFDKFKNIQERWRNAGNIPRDRYNLVWNNYHHHVENFYDFLHLNREFRDKDFKENLDKKLKLVEQAEELAKAQDVTRSFKELQMLHKMWKEEIGPVAQEYREEIWEKFSAATKKIHDARQVYFDNREKIHEENLSKKEAVIEKIEQIAAESVKSHNAWQNQMKKVEALRDEFFQIGKVPRKKSDGMWKGFKKATRTFNRNKNAFYKDQKKEQYENLEKKMELVKIAEDNKDNEDMDTTVELMKKIQSDWKKIGHVPRKDSDKIWKRFKAACNHVFDKLHAEKNEALEEEKGNLKEKKELLTKVKETKMSGDRDADLKTINTIITEWKETGRVPFSQKGIERDFNKVLDTLFKDLDLGRKETEMIKYDNRIAAMADRDDERQIEKERYFISKKIDEVKADINQLENNLGFFQHVPDDNPMVKEVHKNIANHKKDLEIWKAKMSKIKTLS comes from the coding sequence ATGGCCGAAGAGCAAAAAGGGAGCAAAGAAGAAAGCAAAAATGATGATCTTGCCGAAAAAGCAATTATAAAAGAATCTAAAAATACTAACGATTCCAAAGCGGAAGGTCTGGATGAAAAGGTAGAATTTTCAGGCGTAAATCAAGATGATGCGCTGGTAACAGAATCGATAGACGTTATTCAGGATGCCACATCAGACACAACCGAAACAGAAAAGGAACCTGAACCTTCGGGAAAAGACCTCAAACAGTCTGAAAAATCAGTCAAAGAAGGCGAAAAACCGACTGAAAACACCGAAAAATTGGCTGATAAGACGGAAAATCAAACTGCGGAAAAGACGGCTACAGAAAGCTCCAATGCTGCTGAAAACAAGGCAGAAATTGGCCAAAACCAGTCAGATTCCGACTCAAAAGGAACAAATACCGCTGTAAAAGCAAATACAGAGGAATACGAAGATTTTGCGGAAGAAGAGGATGATGAAGAGGCTAAGGCTGATAATGTAGACGACGCCCTCACCGAAGACAGCGAAGATGAAAGCGCCTCAGAACGTGATACGATCCCTAAGAAAGACTACGAGAAACTTGGCAAAGAAGAACTGATCAAAGAATTTAGATACCTCCTTTCTAAATATAAGGTACAGGCGATAAAAGAACCTGTCAATGAAATTAGATCTGTATTTATCTCCCAGTTTGAGGAAGAGCAGGATGAAGCTAAAGAGAAGTTTCTTGAAGAAGGCGGCAATATCATAGATTTCAGGTATTACAGTCCGTTAAAAAAGGAATTCAACACGCTTTATTTTGAGTACCGAGACAAGCGCAACAATTACTATCAAGGACTCAAAAAGGATCTAAACGCCAATCTGGAAAACCGCAATGCACTCATTGAAGAACTTAAGGACCTTAAGGACGAAGTGGGCGGCGAAGACAGTATAAATACGACCTTTGATAAGTTTAAAAACATACAGGAACGTTGGAGGAATGCTGGTAATATACCGCGTGACCGCTACAACCTGGTTTGGAACAATTATCATCATCATGTAGAGAATTTTTACGATTTTCTTCACCTTAACCGCGAATTCAGGGATAAGGATTTTAAAGAAAACCTAGATAAAAAACTCAAACTTGTAGAGCAGGCAGAAGAATTGGCAAAGGCACAGGATGTGACCCGTTCCTTTAAAGAGCTGCAAATGCTGCACAAAATGTGGAAAGAAGAAATAGGCCCCGTTGCACAGGAATACCGCGAGGAAATCTGGGAGAAATTTAGCGCAGCCACAAAAAAAATACACGATGCCCGACAAGTGTATTTTGATAACCGCGAAAAAATTCATGAAGAAAACCTCTCCAAAAAAGAGGCCGTAATTGAAAAAATTGAGCAGATCGCGGCAGAATCCGTAAAATCACACAATGCCTGGCAAAACCAGATGAAGAAAGTGGAAGCGCTTAGGGATGAGTTCTTTCAAATAGGAAAAGTGCCCCGCAAAAAGAGTGATGGAATGTGGAAAGGTTTTAAAAAAGCCACACGAACTTTTAATCGGAATAAAAACGCATTCTATAAAGATCAGAAAAAAGAACAGTACGAGAACCTGGAGAAAAAAATGGAACTCGTTAAAATTGCTGAAGACAACAAGGACAATGAGGATATGGACACAACCGTAGAACTCATGAAAAAAATTCAGTCTGACTGGAAAAAAATAGGCCACGTACCCAGAAAAGACAGCGATAAAATCTGGAAACGATTTAAGGCAGCTTGTAATCACGTTTTTGATAAATTACATGCAGAGAAGAATGAGGCCCTTGAAGAAGAAAAAGGCAACCTGAAAGAAAAGAAAGAATTACTTACCAAAGTCAAGGAGACTAAAATGTCTGGTGACCGTGATGCAGATCTCAAAACCATAAATACTATAATTACAGAATGGAAGGAAACCGGTAGGGTACCTTTCTCTCAAAAAGGGATAGAGAGGGATTTTAATAAGGTGCTTGACACGCTTTTCAAGGATCTTGATCTTGGCCGTAAAGAGACTGAAATGATCAAATATGACAACCGTATCGCTGCTATGGCAGATCGGGATGATGAACGGCAAATTGAGAAAGAACGTTATTTTATTTCCAAAAAGATAGATGAAGTAAAAGCAGATATCAATCAGTTGGAAAACAACCTCGGTTTCTTTCAACATGTTCCGGATGACAATCCGATGGTAAAAGAGGTGCACAAGAATATTGCAAATCATAAAAAAGATCTGGAAATATGGAAAGCCAAAATGTCCAAAATCAAAACCTTATCTTAA
- a CDS encoding ATP-dependent RecD-like DNA helicase, which produces MDQHIFYKKLKEEFKHNPTQKQDIVLQQLSEFVLNKSNNTIYLLKGYAGTGKTSIIGTLVKNLWRVKMAFVQMAPTGRAAKVISNYSDSPAQTIHRKIYFPKKERGGGVSFSLQRNRHRNTLFIVDEASMIPDTKAESKLFENGSLLDDLMQYVYSGNNCKLLLIGDDAQLPPVKLELSPALDAKSLSLQFNKEVAGIELDEVMRQAETSGILKNATRIRDFLNDGLYQDFRFDLEGQMDVERLADGYEIMNAISDSYGNDGNEGTAIILRSNKRANLYNQQIRQRILFNEEEISAGDYLMVVKNNYFWLDPKSEASFIANGDIIQVLEIFSIKELYGFRFAEVKVQMTDYPDLKPFETTLMLDTLTTNTPSLPYEDSNNLYQEVMKDYADESSKYKKFLKVKNNKFFNALQVKFSYAITCHKSQGGQWETIFVEQPYLPNGMDKDYLRWLYTAVTRARKKLYLIGFKDDMFITK; this is translated from the coding sequence CTGGATCAACATATTTTCTATAAAAAGCTCAAAGAGGAATTTAAGCACAATCCTACGCAGAAGCAGGATATTGTACTGCAACAACTTAGCGAGTTTGTGCTCAATAAGAGCAACAATACTATTTACTTATTAAAGGGTTATGCGGGGACGGGTAAGACCTCGATCATAGGTACACTGGTAAAGAACCTTTGGCGCGTAAAAATGGCATTTGTTCAAATGGCGCCTACGGGACGCGCGGCAAAAGTAATCAGTAACTATAGTGACAGCCCCGCGCAGACTATTCACAGGAAAATATATTTCCCCAAGAAAGAGCGGGGCGGGGGTGTTTCGTTTAGTCTGCAGCGCAACCGTCACCGCAACACCTTGTTTATCGTTGATGAGGCTTCAATGATCCCAGATACAAAAGCAGAATCCAAACTTTTTGAAAATGGATCTTTGCTTGATGATCTTATGCAGTACGTTTATAGTGGTAACAACTGTAAATTACTTCTTATAGGTGATGACGCGCAGTTGCCCCCTGTAAAGCTGGAACTGAGCCCGGCCCTTGACGCGAAATCGCTCAGCCTTCAGTTTAATAAAGAAGTGGCCGGCATTGAACTTGATGAAGTTATGCGCCAGGCAGAAACCAGTGGTATTCTCAAAAATGCGACGCGCATCAGGGATTTTTTGAATGACGGTCTGTATCAGGATTTTCGGTTTGATCTTGAAGGGCAAATGGATGTGGAGCGCCTGGCAGATGGCTACGAGATCATGAATGCCATCAGTGATTCCTACGGCAATGATGGAAATGAGGGTACGGCAATCATATTAAGATCAAACAAACGCGCAAATCTTTATAACCAACAAATACGCCAGCGTATATTATTTAACGAAGAAGAGATCAGCGCAGGCGATTACCTCATGGTGGTCAAGAACAATTATTTTTGGCTTGATCCTAAAAGTGAAGCGAGTTTTATAGCGAATGGCGATATCATACAGGTTCTTGAAATCTTCAGTATAAAAGAGCTCTATGGTTTCCGCTTTGCGGAAGTAAAAGTGCAAATGACAGATTACCCAGATCTAAAACCGTTTGAAACAACCTTAATGCTTGATACGCTTACAACAAATACCCCATCGCTTCCTTATGAGGACAGTAATAATCTGTATCAGGAAGTAATGAAAGATTATGCAGATGAAAGTTCAAAATATAAGAAATTCCTAAAAGTAAAGAACAACAAGTTCTTCAATGCGCTACAGGTAAAATTCTCTTATGCGATTACCTGTCACAAGTCACAGGGCGGGCAATGGGAGACTATTTTTGTTGAGCAGCCTTATCTGCCTAATGGAATGGACAAAGACTACCTGCGCTGGCTTTATACGGCTGTAACCCGTGCTCGTAAAAAGCTTTATCTTATAGGTTTTAAGGATGATATGTTCATAACAAAATAA
- a CDS encoding shikimate dehydrogenase family protein, with translation MDKFGLIGKNIDYSFSRTYFTEKFKKEQIDAHYVNFDCKTIEELKALLTNQSDVKGYNVTIPYKVEIIPLLDDLNKHAQSIGAVNTIKRLSDGRLKGYNTDYVGFQKSLEPYLTKMHEKALILGTGGASKAIAYALELKDIDYTFVSRNPSKDQLGYSALNAAILSKHLLIINCSPLGTYPHVEQAPALPYRLLTKEHLLFDLVYNPAKTRFLKNGEEHGATIINGQGMLEFQAEAAWKIWN, from the coding sequence ATGGACAAATTCGGATTGATAGGAAAGAACATTGACTATTCTTTTTCAAGAACTTATTTTACAGAGAAATTCAAAAAGGAGCAAATAGACGCGCACTATGTCAATTTTGACTGCAAGACTATTGAAGAACTTAAAGCACTTTTGACTAACCAGAGTGATGTAAAAGGGTATAATGTCACCATTCCTTATAAAGTGGAGATCATACCTCTTTTAGATGACCTCAACAAACATGCGCAATCCATAGGGGCAGTAAATACAATCAAAAGGTTGAGCGATGGACGTTTAAAAGGCTACAATACAGATTATGTAGGCTTCCAGAAAAGTTTAGAACCTTACCTTACTAAAATGCACGAGAAAGCATTGATTTTAGGCACCGGCGGTGCATCAAAAGCGATTGCGTATGCCCTGGAGTTAAAAGATATAGACTATACTTTTGTATCGAGAAACCCCTCAAAAGATCAGTTGGGCTATAGCGCGCTCAATGCCGCAATACTTTCTAAGCATTTGCTCATCATCAATTGCTCCCCACTGGGCACGTATCCTCATGTTGAACAAGCTCCTGCCCTTCCCTACCGCCTGCTCACAAAAGAACATCTACTTTTTGATCTTGTCTATAACCCGGCAAAAACCCGCTTTCTCAAGAACGGGGAAGAACATGGGGCGACCATTATTAACGGCCAGGGCATGCTAGAGTTTCAGGCGGAGGCCGCCTGGAAAATCTGGAACTAA